The Pseudomonas berkeleyensis genome includes a region encoding these proteins:
- a CDS encoding PaaI family thioesterase produces the protein MTALDVQTLIRAGLPMAEDIDLRIDRLDDEGVLARVPFQAKLVRPGGTLSGPTIMALGDAAMYAVVLGRLGRVEMAVTSNLNINFLVKPKPVDLLADARILRLSRRQAVCEVSLYSAGNESELVAHVTGTYALPL, from the coding sequence TTGACTGCTCTTGACGTTCAGACGCTGATTCGGGCAGGGCTACCAATGGCCGAAGATATCGATCTACGGATCGATCGGCTCGATGATGAGGGTGTGCTGGCACGGGTGCCGTTTCAGGCCAAATTGGTGCGTCCAGGTGGAACGCTATCTGGCCCGACCATCATGGCGTTGGGTGATGCAGCCATGTATGCCGTCGTGCTGGGGCGGCTGGGTCGAGTGGAGATGGCGGTAACCTCCAATCTCAATATCAATTTTCTGGTCAAACCCAAACCAGTGGATTTGCTGGCGGATGCGCGGATATTACGCTTGAGCCGACGCCAGGCAGTTTGTGAGGTGTCGTTATATTCGGCGGGTAATGAGAGTGAGTTGGTTGCACATGTGACAGGGACTTATGCTTTGCCTCTTTAA
- a CDS encoding proline--tRNA ligase — protein MRTSQFLLSTLKETPSDAVVISHQLMLRAGMIRKLASGLYTWLPMGLRVLRKVETVVREEMNAAGALEVLMPAIQPAELWQESGRWVQYGPELLRVKDRHDREFCVGPTHEEVITDLARNELNSYKQLPINMYQIQTKFRDEIRPRFGLMRGREFIMKDAYSFHADQASLQETYDRMHQAYCNVFSRLGLNFRPVQADTGSIGGTGSHEFHVLADSGEDDIAFSNVSDYAANIEKAEAIPREKARLAATEAMRLVDTPDTKTIDALVQGFGLAIEKTIKTLVVHAAEEGKLIALIVRGDHELNEIKAANLEQVASPLQMASEAEIRAAIGAGPGSLGPVNLPIPCIIDRSVALMSDFASGANIEDKHYFGVNWERDLPLPEVADLRNVVAGDPSPDGQGTLEIKRGIEVGHIFQLGTKYSEAMNCQVLGENGKPVTLTMGCYGIGVSRVVAAAIEQNFDERGIRWNDALAPFQIALVPLRYETEQVREATDKLYAELTAAGYEVLLDDRDKKTSPGIKFADMELIGIPHRVVVSDRGLADGNLEYKSRAETEAQAVPLADILPFLQARISR, from the coding sequence ATGCGTACCAGTCAGTTCCTGCTCTCGACCCTGAAAGAAACCCCTTCCGATGCCGTGGTGATCAGCCACCAGCTGATGCTGCGTGCCGGCATGATCCGCAAACTGGCCTCCGGCCTGTACACCTGGCTGCCGATGGGCCTGCGCGTGCTGCGCAAGGTCGAGACCGTGGTGCGTGAAGAAATGAACGCCGCAGGCGCATTGGAAGTGCTGATGCCGGCCATCCAGCCAGCCGAGCTGTGGCAGGAATCCGGTCGCTGGGTGCAGTACGGCCCCGAGTTGCTGCGCGTGAAGGATCGTCATGATCGCGAGTTCTGCGTCGGCCCGACCCACGAAGAAGTGATCACCGACCTGGCTCGTAACGAGCTGAACAGCTACAAGCAGTTGCCGATCAACATGTACCAGATCCAGACCAAGTTCCGTGACGAGATCCGTCCGCGCTTCGGTCTGATGCGTGGCCGCGAATTCATCATGAAGGACGCCTACTCCTTCCATGCCGACCAGGCTTCCCTGCAGGAAACCTATGACCGCATGCACCAGGCCTACTGCAATGTATTCAGCCGCCTGGGCCTGAACTTCCGCCCGGTACAGGCCGATACCGGCTCCATCGGCGGCACCGGCTCGCACGAATTCCACGTACTGGCCGACTCCGGCGAAGACGATATCGCCTTCAGCAATGTCTCCGACTACGCCGCCAACATCGAGAAGGCCGAAGCTATCCCGCGTGAGAAAGCGCGCCTTGCAGCGACCGAAGCGATGCGCCTGGTCGATACCCCCGACACCAAGACCATCGACGCGCTGGTACAGGGCTTCGGTCTGGCCATCGAGAAGACCATCAAGACCCTGGTGGTGCACGCGGCCGAAGAAGGCAAGCTGATCGCCCTGATCGTGCGCGGCGACCATGAACTGAACGAAATCAAGGCCGCCAACCTGGAACAGGTCGCCAGCCCGCTGCAGATGGCCAGTGAAGCCGAGATTCGTGCCGCCATTGGCGCCGGCCCCGGCTCCCTCGGCCCGGTCAACCTGCCGATCCCCTGCATCATCGATCGCAGCGTCGCACTGATGAGCGACTTCGCCTCCGGTGCCAACATCGAAGACAAGCACTATTTCGGCGTCAACTGGGAGCGCGATCTGCCGCTGCCTGAGGTTGCCGACCTGCGCAACGTCGTCGCCGGTGACCCCAGCCCGGATGGCCAGGGCACCCTGGAAATCAAGCGCGGTATCGAAGTCGGTCACATCTTCCAACTCGGTACCAAGTACAGCGAAGCGATGAATTGCCAGGTGCTCGGCGAGAACGGCAAGCCAGTGACCCTGACCATGGGCTGCTATGGCATCGGCGTATCCCGCGTGGTGGCCGCCGCCATCGAGCAGAATTTCGACGAGCGCGGCATTCGCTGGAACGACGCCCTGGCGCCCTTCCAGATCGCCCTGGTACCGCTGCGCTATGAGACCGAACAGGTACGCGAAGCCACCGACAAGCTGTACGCCGAGCTGACTGCCGCTGGCTACGAGGTGCTGCTGGATGATCGCGACAAGAAAACCAGCCCCGGTATCAAGTTCGCCGACATGGAGCTGATCGGTATTCCGCACCGCGTGGTCGTCAGCGACCGTGGTCTGGCCGATGGCAACCTGGAGTACAAGAGCCGCGCCGAAACCGAAGCGCAGGCTGTGCCGCTGGCCGACATCCTGCCGTTCCTGCAAGCCCGTATCAGCCGCTGA